The Vibrio fortis DNA segment GAGCGCCATAAACGCAACAATCGCAGTGATTGCAGGTACCAACACATCACCAAATACGGCTTGGATGGACTTTGCAAGGATTGCAACTGGAATGGTTAGGTCACCTTCATAGCTGATAGGCGCCATGAATAAGAATAAACCGATGAGCGATGGGATTAAGAAAATCCAGAAACTGCTTTTTGATTTTTCAGTATTTGCAGTGTTCATGTTGTTAGACATTGTATAGTTCTCGTATATCTACTCGTAAAAAGCCACATCCTTGGCATTTTTATGCACTAAACATCCGTATTCTTTCATTGGCGGCAAGACTACATAGTATTATGTGAACTTGCAATACTATTCATCGTAGATCGGTAAATATTCACCACCTGCATGCTGCCATTGCCAGAAAGTTTAGTATAAAGTTTCGCAGATGTTACTTTTGTTTTCGTTATGTTGCTAGTTTTTTATAAAATATCTAGCTTATTCGTTTGGCGGTAGAGGTATAGCCAGTAGACAAACGCGATCACAAAGGCAAAAGAAGCTGGGAAGGCTAATGCAGTAATCTCGAATTTTTGGAATAGGCAAGCGCCCACTAAACCGCCTGATAAGAAGCCGATGACGATAAAAAGTAGCAGCTTGGCCTTACGGCGATCGAAGGGCGTACCTTTTAAGCGTGCACCAATCATAATACCAAGGTCAGTAATAATACCGCTCATGTGCGTAGTGCGAATGATGGCACCACTATAAGTCGTGATCATTGCATTTTGTAGTCCACACGCCGCTGACGCGAAGTATTGACCATAAGCATAGCCGTTAAGTAGTGCCCACAACGCTGTAAATAGCAGTGCCCCTTCAATACAGAGTGCGACACCATAACGTCGCCCTAGCTTGAGCGCTTGATTTTCTATAAAGAATCCACTGAATGCTGCACCTAGCATAAAGCTGACAATGATCAGAATTAGATGCCAAGAGATTAACGATGGGGTGAGTAGGCTACTACCCAGCAGTGAGATGGTGCCAGAGAGGTGTGAAATCGCTTGATGTTGGAACCCAAGCAGGCCAATTGCGTTAACACTGCCCGCTAGCCCGGCAAGTAAAAGTGCACCATATTCAATCCAACGAGGGAGTTTAGAGATCATGTGCGTGGCCTGATGAAGAAAAGAAGGGGCGGATTATAACGCTAGCAAAATCTAACGCTAGCGTTGTCCACAGAGAGAGTTTGATCTTAGGCAATCAATCGCGATTTAGTTAAAGCGTTCCATTTCACAATCAAACTTCACCCAGCCATGTTTGCGCTCTTCATAAACGGAAAAGCTTGGAATAGGGAAATCCCGCTCTTTGAATAGACCAAGGGGCACAATGAGAGCATCCGGAGCACCTGTAGTTTGCAATAACATAGTAGTGCCGCATTTTGGACAGAATTGATAGTGAACTTCGTTGCCGCTATCGCTAATGCGCGAAAAGCTGGTGACTTCTCCACTTAGGGTGACTTGTTCGCTGGCAAATCGAGCCTGCACGCCAAACACACTGCCAGTTCTCTTTTGGCATTCGTAGCAGTGGCATACCGCCGTTCTGAGTGGTTCACCACGGCAAACTAAGCTGATAGCACCACAACGACATTCACAACTTCTTACAGCTTTCTCATTCGCACTGTTTGTATTCATGCACAACTCGCTTTCTGGTTAAGCTCATATTGCTAATTATACTAAAGCCATTTAAGGTCTGCACAAGTCGATGAAAATCAAAGAATAGAAGTTCATGAAAAAGAAAATTTTACCGATTCCGCTGATCCTGCTAATCCCGATAGTGATGCTGGTGGTTGTGATTGTAGCGGGGCTATATCGCTTTAGTTTGACCGATGAGGAGATACTCGCCAAGTTCCCTTCGTCTCAGGTGAGCTACGATCCTGTGGTTGAACTGGTGTTTGACCTAAAGGCCACAAACCCTTGGACGATTAAAGTGCCAGAGACCCAAGCATTCGCTTTTATTGACGAGTATATGGATTCCAAGCACATCGCTTCTGGTCGATATGATTCAGGTGCAGAGCGCGGAACCGTACAAGTCGCGACTGATAAGATCGTCGCTTTTGCCGTTGAACAACACCAGATGTTTGTTGCACCAATGTGGGTTTCTAACCAAGGCTCTGGCGTGTTTCATTACTTGGCCCTGTTTAAGTTTGATAAAGCGCGTAGCCGAGTCGTATTAGTCGATGAGCTGTTATTGGGTGATCGTATTCAATTAGAAACGTTGGATGTTACTGATGCTGGTGGTGAAGCGCGAAATAGCTATCAGGGTTTGGTGAGCTTTAATCAACATAGTACCCAGCAATCTTACTCAGAGGCTCCTGACGAGAAAGTGATGTTGAGCTTTAGAGTAAATAAGCAATCAATTGAAGTGCATTAAAGGTTTTAATAGTGCATTGTTTTGTTGTTTATGTGAGCCAAATTACATATTATCTTAGATAGTTGACTGAAATTTAGACACAAAATTGGTTTTGTGTTGGACAATTTTTACAAATGGAGCTTGCGAATGATTAACAAACGCTTTTTTAAAACCAAAGATGAAGTAGAAGTGACCTTTGAGCTAGAGGCTCAAGAAGCGAATTCAGTGTCTATTGTCGCTGATTTCTTGGACTGGAAGGCTGCGCCGATGAAGAAACTGGCAAAAGGAAAGGTCTACAAGTTCAAAACACGTCTACCAAAGGATGGGGAGTTTCAATTCCGCTACCTAGTGGATGATCAACAATGGGTTAATGATGCCAATGCTGATCGCTATATCCCGAATGAGTTTGGCGAAGACAACTGCTTAGTGTCGACGGCAAACGCATAGCCGCGATTGACTCTTTAAACTGGATGATAAAGCAGAGGCAGTAATGTCTCTGCTTTTTTATTTCCACAGTGAATAGATACTGGAGAGTTCGGCGACAATAACTCAATGACTTAGCATGATCGAGTAAGATTGCGGTCATATTATGACAATGTATTGATGATTTATGCGTTTGAAAAGCATATCCTATGGTCTTTATATCGTAGAAAGACCTGTTTACCGTGTATTCAAAACTATTTTCATCTCCGTTTGCTGCGCTTTCGCCCGTAAAAAAGATAACCATTTTGGGATTGCCCGTATTCGCCTTAATTGGCGTGGCGATCAATTCATCTCAGTCGAGTTTAACGGGAACCATTGAACTCAACTTACCAGACTCAACCGTGATTGAGTCAATCCTCTCTCCATCACACAACGTGATTGAGCCACCGACATTCGAGTATCAGATTCAAACTGGCGATAGCTTGAGTGGTATCTTCACTCAATTAGGTTTCTCTTATCAGTCGATGATGAGTGTTATGGAGACGGACTTAAACTACTTAGCACTTGATACGCTTCAGCCAGGTAACCAATTGCGTTTTTGGCGTAATGAAGAGACAAACAACCTTGAGAAGATGGAGTTAAGCTTCAACGTCGCTGATAAGGTTGTATATCGTCGACTTGAAGATGGCAGTTATGAGTTTGAAGATATCTCTATTCCTGGCGAGTGGAAACAAAAGCCAATGGTTGGTGCTATTCACGGAAGCTTCTCGACATCGGCAAACAAACTTGGTTTGAGTAGCGTTGAGATCGACCAAGTGGTTTCGTTATTGAAAGACAAGCTTAACTTCAGTCGTGACTTACGCGCGGGTGATACCTTTGAGGTATTACAACGTGCTCAGTATGTGGACGGTGTCGCAACAGGTAAGCGTGAAATAGAAGCGGTGAAGATCGTTAATCGAGGTCGTTTAGTCTCCGCTTATCTTCATAGTGACGGTCAATATTATGATGCCAAAGGCGACAGCCTACAGAGAGCTTTCCAGCGCTACCCAGTAAGCCGAAACTGGCGTTTAAGCTCGAGTTTTAACCCGAAACGCTTGCACCCAGTAACAGGTCGTGTCTCACCTCATAACGGCACCGACTTTGCGACTCCAATTGGTACGCCAGTGCAATCGACGGGTGATGGTACTGTTATCATGACGCGCAAGCATCCATACGCGGGTAACTATGTTGTGATTCAACACAGCAGCACTTACAAAACGCGCTACTTGCATTTGAGTAAGATTTTGGTACGCAAAGGCCAGCAAGTTTCGCGTGGTCAGCGTATTGGACTCTCGGGTAAAACA contains these protein-coding regions:
- a CDS encoding YoaK family protein, coding for MISKLPRWIEYGALLLAGLAGSVNAIGLLGFQHQAISHLSGTISLLGSSLLTPSLISWHLILIIVSFMLGAAFSGFFIENQALKLGRRYGVALCIEGALLFTALWALLNGYAYGQYFASAACGLQNAMITTYSGAIIRTTHMSGIITDLGIMIGARLKGTPFDRRKAKLLLFIVIGFLSGGLVGACLFQKFEITALAFPASFAFVIAFVYWLYLYRQTNKLDIL
- a CDS encoding GFA family protein, with protein sequence MNTNSANEKAVRSCECRCGAISLVCRGEPLRTAVCHCYECQKRTGSVFGVQARFASEQVTLSGEVTSFSRISDSGNEVHYQFCPKCGTTMLLQTTGAPDALIVPLGLFKERDFPIPSFSVYEERKHGWVKFDCEMERFN
- a CDS encoding isoamylase early set domain-containing protein translates to MINKRFFKTKDEVEVTFELEAQEANSVSIVADFLDWKAAPMKKLAKGKVYKFKTRLPKDGEFQFRYLVDDQQWVNDANADRYIPNEFGEDNCLVSTANA
- a CDS encoding peptidoglycan DD-metalloendopeptidase family protein encodes the protein MYSKLFSSPFAALSPVKKITILGLPVFALIGVAINSSQSSLTGTIELNLPDSTVIESILSPSHNVIEPPTFEYQIQTGDSLSGIFTQLGFSYQSMMSVMETDLNYLALDTLQPGNQLRFWRNEETNNLEKMELSFNVADKVVYRRLEDGSYEFEDISIPGEWKQKPMVGAIHGSFSTSANKLGLSSVEIDQVVSLLKDKLNFSRDLRAGDTFEVLQRAQYVDGVATGKREIEAVKIVNRGRLVSAYLHSDGQYYDAKGDSLQRAFQRYPVSRNWRLSSSFNPKRLHPVTGRVSPHNGTDFATPIGTPVQSTGDGTVIMTRKHPYAGNYVVIQHSSTYKTRYLHLSKILVRKGQQVSRGQRIGLSGKTGRVTGPHLHYELIERGRPVDAMKANIPMANSVPKKEKAEFFALRDKADALLADQASL